In the Pseudochaenichthys georgianus chromosome 1, fPseGeo1.2, whole genome shotgun sequence genome, one interval contains:
- the usp38 gene encoding ubiquitin carboxyl-terminal hydrolase 38 produces the protein MDKILEGLVSSDHSVPVKRAIVKKVVEAAEKEVTEEQCHALFTLTTRLILLGEDAFQRQIGIQVLEAYARYHRPEFEHFFTKDFALTLLQQGYAHLDRKDPAVIDYIHCCLRLLISCPSVLEIFGVIQVEVLRMVCERPEPALCAHLSSLLSDFVQCLPRDKSGVLFCQQLVRTISYFHCFASQEQELREYVGQVTKVSTLLQNIWKADPATLLPSLQEVFAIISSTDSSFDPSIALASLVQHIPVQMITVLIKSLTTDNNVKDASMTKALCRMIDWLSWPLAHHVDTWVIALLKGLAAVQKFTILIDVTLLKIELVFSRLWYPIVRQGALAVLSHMLLSFQHSPEAFHLVVPHVVHLVQSVRTDGLSTSKAFLLQFTELIHCMMYQYSGFPDLYDHILEAIKDLPKPEEEKIKLVLNQSAWTSQSNSFASGPLKQLGKSETGKTGLVNLGNTCFMNSIIQTLFMATDFRRHVLSLHLNGSNTLMKKLQLLFAFLAHTQRAAFAPKTFLEVSRPPWFNAGSQQDCSEYLRFLLDRLHEEEKTIQVLESVKPKMASLVDTNGKEPTAQSSPEDAEESSLTPAEVKPEDDGRTLTEKMFRGKLITGIRCMQCNCISEKGEPFTDLSLAFCPSATSQGGPQPEGPSEEPKGLCQGSVNGGSEISEPGPAPAPASNINDVPVTNEPPLSVPDLVNYFLAPEILDEDNAYFCEKCSSLQRAERTMKVVSAPEYLILTLLRFSYDAKCHVRRKILDNVTIPPLMRLPVHAPSMATQCSSSSSSPLQVDSPESSENLAKKLKPSRKEEEEEEKERIHGAEEMNGDDEILSVPYVLSSVVMHSGISSESGHYYSYGRNINGADGTQHTANHLALNEDLGNGQGECSLSTCSALPIPPEQRDTVSNGGQEARDWLLFNDSRVTFTSFQSVQNITDRFPKDTAYVLMYRKQELPGQNINRGLVAKGMRPSAEPPLQKELLDAIIKDNKLYLQEQELTARTHALQAPSSSSSFRPNGSDDNNPPGSCGPSGGGGGGGGFNTISRLVF, from the exons ATGGACAAGATTTTGGAGGGCCTTGTGAGCTCCGATCACTCTGTTCCAGTGAAGAGGGCCATAGTGAAGAAGGTAGTGGAAGCAGCAGAGAAAGAGGTGACCGAGGAGCAGTGTCATGCGTTGTTTACTCTCACCACCCGCCTCATCCTGCTTGGTGAAGATGCATTTCAGAGGCAGATCGGCATCCAGGTTTTGGAAGCCTACGCGCGCTACCACCGGCCAGAGTTTGAGCATTTCTTCACCAAAGACTTTGCACTCACTCTTCTCCAGCAGGGCTATGCCCACCTGGACCGCAAAGATCCAGCCGTAATAGACTACATTCACTGCTGCCTGCGGCTGCTCATCAGCTGCCCCTCGGTGCTCGAGATCTTCGGCGTGATTCAGGTGGAGGTTCTGAGGATGGTGTGTGAACGTCCTGAGCCTGCTCTTTGCGCCCACCTGAGCTCTTTGCTGTCGGACTTTGTGCAGTGCCTCCCGAGGGATAAGTCGGGCGTTTTGTTCTGCCAGCAGCTGGTGAGGACCATCAGTTACTTCCACTGCTTTGCCAGCCAAGAGCAGGAGCTGAGAGAGTATGTGGGTCAGGTGACTAAGGTCAGCACACTGCTGCAAAACATCTGGAAGGCAGATCCAGCCACACTGCTTCCCTCTCTGCAAGAAGTGTTTGCTATTATCTCTTCCACAG ACTCCTCCTTTGACCCCTCCATCGCCCTGGCCAGCCTGGTGCAGCACATCCCCGTCCAGATGATCACCGTGCTGATCAAGAGTCTCACCACGGACAACAATGTGAAAGACGCCAGCATGACTAAAGCCCTCTGCAG GATGATCGACTGGCTCTCTTGGCCTCTGGCTCATCATGTGGACACCTGGGTCATCGCGCTACTGAAAGGGCTGGCTGCAGTTCAGAAGTTCACCATCCTCATAGACGTCACTCTGCTCAAAATCGAACTG GTCTTCAGCCGCCTGTGGTACCCCATTGTGCGGCAGGGGGCGCTTGCTGTGCTCTCCCACATGCTGCTGAGTTTCCAGCACTCTCCCGAGGCCTTCCATTTG GTTGTTCCACATGTGGTGCATCTAGTCCAGTCTGTACGGACAGATGGTCTCTCCACCAGCAAAGCGTTCCTGCTGCAGTTCACTGAGCTAATACACTGCATGATGTACCAGTACTCCGGCTTCCCTGACCTCTACGACCACATACTAGAGGCCATCAAG GATCTCCCAAAACCAGAGGAAGAGAAGATTAAGCTGGTGTTGAATCAAAGTGCCTGGACGTCCCAGTCCAACTCGTTTGCCTCGGGTCCTCTGAAGCAACTTGGAAAGTCTGAGACTGGGAAGACTGGCCTGGTCAACCTGGGAAACACCTGCTTCATGAACAGTATCATCCAGACCCTCTTCATGGCCACAGA TTTCAGGCGACATGTTTTATCATTACATCTAAACGGTTCCAACACATTGATGAAAAAGCTCCAGCTGCTCTTTGCTTTCCTTGCACACACTCAG AGGGCAGCGTTCGCTCCCAAAACCTTCTTGGAAGTATCTCGGCCTCCCTGGTTCAACGCCGGCTCTCAGCAGGACTGTTCTGAGTACCTCCGATTCCTTCTGGACAG GTTACATGAAGAGGAGAAAACGATTCAGGTCCTGGAATCCGTAAAGCCAAAGATGGCCTCTCTTGTTGACACAAACGGCAAAGAGCCAACAGCTCAGAGTTCTCCGGAGGACGCTGAGGAGTCATCTCTGACTCCTGCAGAAGTGAAACCTGAGGACGACGGCAGGACTTTGACAGAAAAGATGTTCAGGGGGAAGCTGATCACAGGCATTCGCTGCATGCAGTGCAACTGCATCTCTGAGAAAGGGGAGCCTTTCACAGACCTCTCCTTGGCCTTCTGTCCTTCTGCCACCTCTCAGGGCGGCCCCCAGCCCGAGGGGCCCTCAGAGGAACCCAAAGGTCTCTGCCAGGGATCCGTCAATGGCGGGAGTGAAATATCGGAGCCTGGCCCGGCCCCAGCCCCAGCTAGCAATATCAATGATGTGCCAGTGACAAATGAGCCTCCTCTCTCCGTGCCGGACCTGGTGAACTACTTCCTGGCTCCAGAGATCCTGGATGAAGACAATGCCTATTTCTGTGAGAAGTGTAGCTCACTGCAGCGGGCAGAGAGGACCATGAAAGTGGTATCGGCGCCTGAATACTTAATCCTCACCCTGCTGCGATTCTCATATGATGCCAAATGTCACGTCCGGAGGAAGATTCTGGACAATGTCACCATCCCGCCACTCATGAGGCTTCCTGTTCATGCCCCTTCAATGGCCACACAAtgttcctcttcttcctcttctcctCTGCAAGTGGATTCCCCCGAGAGCAGTGAGAATCTGGCCAAGAAGCTCAAACCGTCTCgaaaagaagaggaggaagaggagaaggagaggaTACACGGAGCAGAGGAGATGAATGGAGATGACGAGATCCTGTCCGTGCCCTATGTCCTCAGCTCAGTGGTGATGCATTCTGGGATATCGTCCGAGAGTGGCCACTACTATTCATATGGGCGTAACATTAATGGAGCAGATGGAACGCAGCACACAGCCAACCACTTAGCCCTAAACGAGGATTTGGGGAATGGACAGGGTGAGTGTAGCCTCTCCACCTGCTCAGCTCTCCCCATCCCACCTGAACAGAGAGACACCGTATCTAACGGAGGACAGGAGGCCAGGGATTGGCTGCTGTTCAATGATAGCAGAGTGACATTCACATCCTTCCAATCAGTGCAAAACATTACGGACCGCTTCCCCAAGGACACAGCTTATGTGCTCATGTACAGGAAGCAGGAGCTACCGGGGCAGAACATCAACAGGGGGCTGGTGGCAAAGGGGATGAGACCGAGTGCTGAGCCTCCGCTGCAGAAAGAATTACTGGATGCTATTATCAAAGACAACAAGCTGTATTTACAG GAGCAGGAGCTTACTGCTCGGACCCATGCTCTCCAGGCtccttcatcctcctcctcattcAGGCCCAACGGTTCAGATGACAATAACCCACCGGGGAGCTGTGGCCCAtctggtggaggtggaggtggagggggcTTCAACACCATCAGTCGACTGGTCTTCTGA